Part of the Cellulomonas hominis genome, CACCAGGTCCCGCGGGCTGTCCCGCCGGATCGAGCGGACGTAGGTGATGATCGGCCGCGTGATCTCGCGGAACGGCGAGTCCAGGATCCGCAGCGGCACCGGCAGGTCCATCGCCTCCCACTGGTCGCGCAGCGCCTGCGCGTCCTCCGGGTCGACGCCCACGGTCACGGCCTCGATGGTGTGCGGGCGCGACGCCCGGGCGTACGCGAGCGCGCGCATGGTCGGCCGGTGCAGGTGCGAGACCAGCACGATCGCGTGCACCCGGCTGGGCAGCGCGCGGGCGGCGGCGGGGTCGGCGCCGAGCGCCAGCTCCGCGCGGACGGCGTCGTAGTGCCGGCGGATCCCCTGCATGCCGATGAACACGACGATCATCGCGAGGATCGCGATCCACGCGCCGTGCGTGAACTTGGTGACCAGGACGATGAGCAGCACCGTCGCGGTCATGCCGAAGCCGATGGCGTTGATGACCCGCGAGCGGGTCATCTGCCGCCGGCGCACCGGGTCCGGCTGCGTGCGCAGCTCCCGGGTCCAGTGCTTGATCATGCCGAGCTGCGACAGCGTGAACGACACGAAGACGCCCACGATGTACAGCTGGATCAGCCGGGTGACCTGCGCGTCGAACGCGATGATCAGCGCGATCGCGCCGAGCGCGAGGGCCACGATGCCGTTGGAGAACGCGAGCCGGTCGCCGCGGGTGTGCAGCTGCCGGGGCAGGTAGCCGTCCTTCGCGAGGATCGAGCCGAGCACCGGGAAGCCGTTGAACGCGGTGTTCGCGGCGAGCACGAGGATGAGTCCCGTGACGACGGCGACCAGGTAGAACGCCGGCGGGAACGCGTGGAAGATCGTCTGCGCGAGCTGCCCGATGACCGGGTCCTGCACGTAGTCCTCGCCGACCGGCACGCCGTCGCGCAGCAGCTGGGTCGCCGGGTCCTCGACGTAGTGCACGCCGGTGATCCGGGCGAGCGTGAGGATCGACATGATGAGGAACACCGACAGGCTGCCGAGCAGCAGCAGCGTCGTCGCGGCGTTCCTCGACTTCGGCTTCCGGAACGACGGCACGCCGTTGCTGATCGCCTCGACGCCGGTCAGCGCGGCCGACCCGGACGCGAACGCGCGCAGGACCAGGAACGCGCCGGCGGCGCCCGTCAGGCCCTGCTCGAAACCGTCGGCCGGCACGATCGTCAGGTCGTGCGAGGCGGCCTGCTGCAGGTCGCCCATCAGGTACTGCACGAAGCCGAAGATCGCCGTCGACCCCACCGCGACCATGAACAGGTACACCGGGATCGCGAACGCGCTGCCCGACTCCTTGACCCCGCGCAGGTTCGCGAGCGTGAGCAGCACGACGATGCCGACCGCGACGAGCGTCTCGTGCCCGCGCAGCGCGGGGATCGCCGAGGCCGCGTACTGCGTCCCGGACGAGACCGACACGGCGACGGTCAGCACGTAGTCGACCAGCAGCGCGCTCGCCACGGTGACGCCGGCCTTCGGGCCGAGGTTCACGGTGGCGACCTCGTAGTCGCCGCCGCCCGACGGGTACGCGTGCACGTTCTGCCGGTACGAGGCGATGACGGTGATCATGACGACCACGACCGCCAGGCCGACCCACGGCGAGATCACCGTGGCGCTGACCCCGGCGAGCGCCAGCGTCAGCAGCACCTCGTCGGGGGCGTAGGCGACGGACGACAGCGCGTCCGAGGCGAAGATGGGAAGGGCGATCCGCTTGGGCAGCAGGGTGTGCCCCAGGTTCTCGCTGCGGACCGGTCGGCCCAGCAGCAAGCGTTTGGCGGCATCCGCGAGATCCGGCACGAGGGACCATGCTAGGCGCACCCGGGCCGGATCGCGCCAACCGGGTGCTCCCGCTGTCTGAGACCGCCCGCGGGGGTATAGCGTTCCGCGTCGTGCACTTCGTCATCATGGGCTGCGGCCGTGCCGGCGCCACCCTCGCGCAGTCGCTGGAGAGCCACGGCCACTCGGTCGCGGTGATCGACCAGAACCCGGACTCGTTCCGCCGCCTGGACGCGGACTTCGCCGGCAGCAAGGTCACCGGCCTCGGCTTCGACCGGGACGTGCTGCGGCAGGCGGGCATCGACGACGCCTTCGGCTTCGCGGCGGTCTCGGACGGCGACAACTCCAACATCCTGGCCGCGCGCGTCGTGCGCGAGACGTTCGGGGTGGAGAACGTCGTGGCCCGCATCTACGACCCGCACCGCGCGGAGATCTACCAGCGGCTCGGCATCCCGACGGTCGCGACCGTCCGGTGGACCGCCGACCAGG contains:
- a CDS encoding APC family permease, whose translation is MPDLADAAKRLLLGRPVRSENLGHTLLPKRIALPIFASDALSSVAYAPDEVLLTLALAGVSATVISPWVGLAVVVVMITVIASYRQNVHAYPSGGGDYEVATVNLGPKAGVTVASALLVDYVLTVAVSVSSGTQYAASAIPALRGHETLVAVGIVVLLTLANLRGVKESGSAFAIPVYLFMVAVGSTAIFGFVQYLMGDLQQAASHDLTIVPADGFEQGLTGAAGAFLVLRAFASGSAALTGVEAISNGVPSFRKPKSRNAATTLLLLGSLSVFLIMSILTLARITGVHYVEDPATQLLRDGVPVGEDYVQDPVIGQLAQTIFHAFPPAFYLVAVVTGLILVLAANTAFNGFPVLGSILAKDGYLPRQLHTRGDRLAFSNGIVALALGAIALIIAFDAQVTRLIQLYIVGVFVSFTLSQLGMIKHWTRELRTQPDPVRRRQMTRSRVINAIGFGMTATVLLIVLVTKFTHGAWIAILAMIVVFIGMQGIRRHYDAVRAELALGADPAAARALPSRVHAIVLVSHLHRPTMRALAYARASRPHTIEAVTVGVDPEDAQALRDQWEAMDLPVPLRILDSPFREITRPIITYVRSIRRDSPRDLVVVYIPEYVVGHWWEQLLHNQSALRLKGRLLFTPGVVVASVPWQLASTEGQTGMEEHVRRTTSRGL
- a CDS encoding potassium channel family protein; its protein translation is MGCGRAGATLAQSLESHGHSVAVIDQNPDSFRRLDADFAGSKVTGLGFDRDVLRQAGIDDAFGFAAVSDGDNSNILAARVVRETFGVENVVARIYDPHRAEIYQRLGIPTVATVRWTADQVLRRLLPMGATSQFTDASGRIVLSEVDVHEGWRGKPLRVLEEATGARVAYLTRYGDGLLPDAQTVLQENDIVHLLMHADDTSAVERVVTAAPEVQA